GTAAGAACAGTCCTGGACAAAGGGGTGACAGCAGTATTGGACAAATTTAGCTCTTGCAATGAAACAAGGCCACTGAAAACATCTGACCCCAATGACTTGAGTTGGTTGTTGCTTGAAAGATCTAAGACCTGTAGGTTCTTCAGGCCCTTAAAAGCACCTGCTTGTATCACTTTGAGTTCAGGCAAGCCGCTTAGCGACAGGTAAATGAGTTCTGTCAGTGATTCGAATGCTCCTGCGTCAATGCTAGAAATGAGATTGCCATCCAGGTTGAGATATTGGAGAGGAACTCCGGTCAGCATTGGTACGGTTCTCAATCTGTTTCCTGCGAGCATCAGACTCTTGATGTACAGTGGATGGCTAGGGGTTTTCCTAGATATGGAGGTGAGAAGGTTTTTGGATAGGTCCACCATGATTGGCATGTCCTGTATCCTGGTGGTGAAGAGATCCAAGTTGAAGTCCTTGAATCGGTTTTCACTCAGGTCCACCTCAACCAGAGGCAGACCAGCGAGGCAGCTATCGCTGAGACTCTCAAGAGCGTTCTTGCTCAGATCTAAACTCTCCAAGTAACGAAGCTTAAGGAACGCTTTGGGATTGATGTAACTTATGAGATTGTTGCTTAGGTCCAGGCTAACCAAGGTAGTGTAACCTGGTCCAGAGAGCATGGAGTCTGTGATGGAGCTGATGGAGTTTAAGGAGAGGTCGAGGTGGGAGGTGTCCAGAGGGATGGGGACCGGAGCGGCTGCGGGGCCGATCCCACTGCAGTCCACCTTGGTCAGACTGAAACTGTCGAAGAGACCGTAGCTCTCCACTTCACATCGACATTTGGGATGGCAGTTCTTCACCCCTCCCACAACAGCCAGGCCGAG
This sequence is a window from Misgurnus anguillicaudatus chromosome 24, ASM2758022v2, whole genome shotgun sequence. Protein-coding genes within it:
- the tsku gene encoding tsukushi isoform X2 gives rise to the protein MAPLLCLIFSVLGLAVVGGVKNCHPKCRCEVESYGLFDSFSLTKVDCSGIGPAAAPVPIPLDTSHLDLSLNSISSITDSMLSGPGYTTLVSLDLSNNLISYINPKAFLKLRYLESLDLSKNALESLSDSCLAGLPLVEVDLSENRFKDFNLDLFTTRIQDMPIMVDLSKNLLTSISRKTPSHPLYIKSLMLAGNRLRTVPMLTGVPLQYLNLDGNLISSIDAGAFESLTELIYLSLSGLPELKVIQAGAFKGLKNLQVLDLSSNNQLKSLGSDVFSGLVSLQELNLSNTAVTPLSRTVLTQMPSIKSITLGPDVHCWMTHKQGQFHRQIGQGKHNDILTCDSAGMIL
- the tsku gene encoding tsukushi isoform X1, producing the protein MLTMAPLLCLIFSVLGLAVVGGVKNCHPKCRCEVESYGLFDSFSLTKVDCSGIGPAAAPVPIPLDTSHLDLSLNSISSITDSMLSGPGYTTLVSLDLSNNLISYINPKAFLKLRYLESLDLSKNALESLSDSCLAGLPLVEVDLSENRFKDFNLDLFTTRIQDMPIMVDLSKNLLTSISRKTPSHPLYIKSLMLAGNRLRTVPMLTGVPLQYLNLDGNLISSIDAGAFESLTELIYLSLSGLPELKVIQAGAFKGLKNLQVLDLSSNNQLKSLGSDVFSGLVSLQELNLSNTAVTPLSRTVLTQMPSIKSITLGPDVHCWMTHKQGQFHRQIGQGKHNDILTCDSAGMIL